One region of uncultured Sulfurimonas sp. genomic DNA includes:
- the tuf gene encoding elongation factor Tu, producing MAKEKFERNKPHVNIGTIGHVDHGKTTLTAAITAVLAVTNGAALMDYDAIDNAPEERERGITIATSHVEYETDNRHYAHVDCPGHADYVKNMITGAAQMDGAILVVSAADGPMPQTREHILLSKQVGVPYIVVFMNKEDMVDDEELMELVEMEIRELLDMYDFPGDDTPIVAGSALKALEEAKTGTLGEWSAKIQKLMAEVDAYIPEPTRETDKDFLMPVEDVFSISGRGTVVTGRIERGVIKVGQEVEIVGIRDTQKTTVTGVEMFRKEMEQGEAGDNCGILVRGIGKDDVERGQVLCKPGTITPHTKFTAEIYVLSKDEGGRHTPFFNGYRPQFYVRTTDVTGAITLPEGTEMVMPGDNVSITAELIHPIAMEQGTKFAIREGGRTVGAGVVAEILA from the coding sequence ATGGCAAAAGAAAAGTTTGAGCGTAATAAACCGCATGTAAACATTGGTACTATTGGTCACGTTGATCATGGTAAAACAACATTAACAGCAGCTATCACTGCAGTATTAGCAGTAACTAATGGTGCAGCACTTATGGATTATGATGCAATCGATAATGCTCCAGAAGAAAGAGAACGTGGTATTACTATCGCTACTTCACATGTTGAGTATGAGACAGATAATCGTCACTATGCACACGTTGATTGTCCAGGTCACGCGGATTATGTTAAAAACATGATTACTGGTGCTGCTCAAATGGATGGTGCTATTCTAGTTGTTTCTGCAGCAGATGGCCCAATGCCACAAACTCGTGAGCACATCCTTCTTTCTAAGCAAGTTGGTGTTCCATATATCGTTGTTTTCATGAACAAAGAAGACATGGTTGATGATGAAGAGTTAATGGAATTAGTTGAGATGGAGATTCGTGAATTACTTGATATGTACGATTTCCCAGGTGACGATACTCCAATCGTAGCTGGTTCAGCTCTTAAAGCTCTTGAAGAAGCAAAAACTGGTACTCTTGGTGAGTGGTCAGCAAAAATTCAAAAACTAATGGCTGAAGTAGATGCTTATATTCCTGAGCCTACTCGTGAAACTGACAAAGATTTCTTAATGCCTGTTGAGGATGTTTTCTCAATCTCTGGTCGTGGTACAGTTGTTACTGGTCGTATCGAGCGTGGTGTTATTAAAGTTGGTCAAGAAGTAGAAATAGTTGGTATCCGTGATACACAAAAAACTACTGTAACTGGTGTTGAAATGTTCCGTAAAGAAATGGAACAAGGTGAAGCTGGTGATAACTGTGGTATTCTAGTTCGTGGTATTGGTAAAGATGATGTTGAGCGTGGTCAAGTACTTTGTAAGCCAGGTACAATTACTCCTCACACTAAATTTACTGCTGAGATTTATGTACTAAGTAAAGATGAGGGTGGTCGTCACACTCCTTTCTTCAACGGTTACCGTCCTCAGTTCTATGTTCGTACAACTGACGTAACAGGTGCAATCACTTTACCAGAAGGTACTGAAATGGTTATGCCAGGTGATAACGTAAGTATTACTGCTGAGTTAATTCACCCAATTGCAATGGAGCAAGGTACTAAGTTCGCTATCCGTGAAGGTGGTAGAACAGTTGGTGCTGGTGTTGTTGCTGAGATATTAGCATAA
- a CDS encoding FecR family protein: MKKFLMSLFMSLIMLVTLDASTSLGSVEMVKGNVKVKSEGSFKKSKVTKGLEVKKGDLLTTSKDANAVIKLLDGSTLVLDASSTLHFATPNLAEQKEGKIFYKITSRDAKNALKVKTPFAIIGIKGTTFIVDSGDKASVKLKEGVVGIQSMKEEFELYRKAVQAEYNKYLSEQEAAYQKYLNEQNKGAALLTKEFDLQAGNTISFDGQKVNESAWTEEDDAEFERFEKLMETISKP; encoded by the coding sequence GTGAAAAAATTTTTGATGTCTCTTTTTATGTCTTTAATAATGTTGGTAACGCTAGATGCTAGCACATCTTTAGGGAGTGTTGAAATGGTAAAGGGAAATGTCAAAGTTAAAAGTGAAGGCTCCTTTAAAAAGAGTAAGGTTACTAAAGGTTTAGAAGTAAAAAAAGGTGATTTACTCACAACTTCTAAAGATGCAAATGCAGTTATAAAACTTTTAGATGGCTCAACTTTGGTCTTAGATGCAAGCTCAACTCTACACTTTGCAACTCCAAATTTGGCAGAACAAAAAGAGGGTAAAATTTTTTACAAAATCACATCAAGAGATGCTAAAAACGCGCTAAAAGTAAAAACTCCTTTTGCTATCATCGGTATAAAAGGTACTACTTTTATAGTTGATTCTGGAGATAAGGCATCTGTTAAGTTAAAAGAGGGTGTAGTTGGTATCCAAAGTATGAAAGAAGAGTTTGAACTTTACAGAAAAGCTGTTCAAGCTGAGTACAACAAATACCTCTCAGAACAAGAAGCTGCTTATCAAAAGTACCTAAATGAGCAAAATAAAGGTGCTGCACTTCTGACTAAAGAGTTTGACCTTCAAGCTGGAAATACCATCTCTTTTGATGGACAAAAAGTAAATGAAAGTGCTTGGACAGAAGAAGACGATGCAGAGTTTGAGCGTTTTGAAAAACTCATGGAAACAATTTCAAAACCTTAG
- the rpmG gene encoding 50S ribosomal protein L33: protein MREAIHLGCEKCTRRNYHTTKNKKTHTEKFSVRKYCKFCREHTIHKEMKL, encoded by the coding sequence ATGAGAGAAGCGATTCACTTAGGTTGTGAGAAATGTACTAGACGTAATTATCACACAACAAAAAATAAAAAAACTCATACTGAAAAATTTTCAGTAAGAAAATATTGTAAATTCTGTAGAGAACATACAATTCATAAAGAGATGAAACTGTAA
- a CDS encoding HD domain-containing phosphohydrolase: MKHARSLGANEILQMIFTYLTEVSSLREYNDILMVLANMGRALTSSDRCTVWVVDEENQEIWTKVAHGIDAIRLPINSGIVGNCITTGKKIIIDDVYEDERFNPDIDKKTGYRTKSMMVIPMFDNDDEIIGAFQVINHQGEKGIFDKRDMERLMLASTYAAETLVSARLTNEIEDTQKEVVFTMGAIGESRSKETGNHVKRVAEYSRILARAYGMSEDESELLKQASPMHDIGKIAIPDTVLKKPGRFNDEERKIMDSHAELGYGMIKNSDRPLLKAAAIVAYEHHEKYNGTGYPRKLKGDEIHIYGRITAIADVFDALGSDRVYKKKWDDERIFKLFKEERGEHFDPKLIDLFFENIDKILAVREHFKDEYQEESIDKTRTTKEIKILGAYGTRAKGFGTSSFLLNKNNVIDAGNLLATLDEESVYIENIWLTHSHLDHISDIAYILDNYFSMRTKTLNIIGLPATIKALKKHFFNDLIWPDFSKINLTNSDIPAVCYKEIELSKEYWLNEHESIEAFKTDHTVPSCGYIFKRDEDCVMITADTYELDNVIEIVDRRKDINTIVVECSFPSNMPILAKESKHLTPKILFENINKIKRDDIHLYINHIKPSFLLQIAKEIAQYSGKFEPIILKDEDFVNFSKKLLT; encoded by the coding sequence ATGAAACATGCAAGAAGCTTAGGTGCTAATGAAATATTACAAATGATATTTACATATCTTACAGAAGTCTCTTCTCTAAGAGAATACAATGATATCTTGATGGTTCTAGCAAACATGGGTAGAGCCTTAACCTCTTCAGATAGATGTACAGTTTGGGTAGTAGATGAGGAAAATCAAGAGATATGGACAAAAGTAGCACACGGTATAGATGCCATAAGACTTCCTATAAATTCTGGAATAGTTGGTAACTGTATCACAACTGGAAAAAAGATAATTATTGATGATGTTTATGAAGATGAAAGGTTTAATCCAGATATAGATAAAAAAACAGGCTATCGTACTAAAAGTATGATGGTTATCCCTATGTTTGATAATGATGATGAAATTATAGGTGCATTTCAAGTCATAAATCATCAAGGTGAAAAAGGGATATTTGATAAGAGAGATATGGAACGTCTTATGTTAGCAAGTACCTATGCAGCCGAAACTCTTGTTTCTGCTCGTCTTACAAATGAGATAGAAGATACACAAAAAGAAGTTGTCTTTACCATGGGTGCTATTGGTGAGAGTAGAAGTAAAGAGACTGGAAATCATGTAAAAAGAGTTGCGGAGTATTCAAGAATATTAGCACGTGCTTATGGAATGAGTGAAGATGAGTCTGAGCTTTTAAAACAAGCATCTCCAATGCACGATATAGGAAAAATAGCCATTCCTGATACTGTGTTAAAAAAACCAGGTCGCTTCAATGATGAAGAGAGAAAAATTATGGACTCTCATGCAGAACTTGGTTATGGAATGATTAAAAACTCAGATAGACCACTGCTTAAAGCTGCAGCAATAGTAGCTTATGAACATCATGAAAAATACAATGGAACAGGATATCCAAGAAAACTAAAAGGTGATGAGATACATATTTATGGTCGAATCACCGCTATAGCTGATGTTTTTGATGCATTAGGAAGCGATAGAGTTTATAAAAAGAAATGGGATGATGAAAGAATTTTTAAACTTTTTAAAGAAGAAAGAGGGGAGCATTTTGATCCAAAGTTAATTGATCTGTTTTTTGAAAATATAGATAAAATTTTAGCTGTTAGAGAACATTTTAAAGATGAGTATCAAGAAGAATCTATAGATAAAACAAGAACAACTAAAGAGATAAAAATACTTGGAGCTTATGGAACTAGAGCCAAAGGTTTTGGTACAAGCTCATTTTTGCTAAATAAGAACAATGTAATAGATGCAGGTAATTTATTGGCTACACTTGATGAAGAGAGTGTATATATAGAAAACATTTGGTTGACTCACTCACATTTAGATCATATAAGTGATATTGCATATATTTTAGATAATTATTTTTCTATGAGAACTAAAACTTTAAATATAATTGGTTTACCAGCAACTATAAAAGCTCTAAAAAAACATTTTTTTAATGATTTAATATGGCCAGATTTTTCAAAAATTAATTTAACAAATTCTGATATACCAGCAGTTTGTTATAAAGAAATAGAGCTTTCAAAAGAGTATTGGTTAAATGAGCATGAATCAATAGAAGCATTTAAAACGGACCATACAGTTCCTAGTTGCGGTTATATATTTAAAAGAGATGAAGATTGTGTGATGATAACAGCTGATACTTATGAGTTAGATAATGTTATAGAAATAGTTGATAGAAGAAAAGATATAAATACAATTGTTGTTGAATGTTCTTTTCCATCCAATATGCCAATTCTTGCAAAAGAGAGTAAGCATTTAACTCCAAAAATTCTATTTGAAAATATAAACAAGATAAAAAGAGATGATATTCATTTGTACATAAATCATATTAAACCAAGTTTCTTACTGCAAATAGCAAAAGAAATAGCCCAATATAGTGGTAAATTTGAGCCAATTATATTAAAAGACGAAGATTTTGTAAATTTCTCTAAAAAACTCTTGACATAG
- the secE gene encoding preprotein translocase subunit SecE, with translation MNLGTHIRNARSELTKVIFPTKGQVKQAYISVLIVVTVIAAFLALVDLVMSSVMSAILG, from the coding sequence ATGAATTTAGGTACACATATAAGAAATGCAAGATCAGAATTAACAAAGGTAATCTTTCCTACAAAAGGTCAGGTTAAACAAGCTTATATTTCTGTTTTAATAGTTGTTACTGTTATTGCGGCTTTTTTAGCTTTGGTTGACTTAGTTATGTCGTCTGTTATGTCTGCAATTTTAGGTTAG
- the rplK gene encoding 50S ribosomal protein L11, with protein sequence MAKKVMDYIKLHIEAGKANPAPPVGPALGQRGVNIMEFTKAFNEKTKDKMGFKVPVVITVYTDRSFTFITKQPPAAALLMKAAGLKKGTDNPLKNKIGKITRAQLMEVVEAKIQDLNTDNKEMAANTIAGSARSMGIEIVD encoded by the coding sequence ATGGCAAAAAAAGTTATGGACTATATCAAACTACATATCGAAGCTGGTAAAGCAAATCCTGCACCACCAGTAGGACCTGCATTAGGACAACGTGGTGTTAATATCATGGAATTTACTAAAGCATTTAATGAAAAAACAAAAGATAAAATGGGATTTAAAGTTCCTGTTGTAATTACTGTTTATACTGATAGAAGTTTTACTTTTATCACTAAACAACCACCAGCAGCAGCACTTCTTATGAAAGCAGCTGGACTTAAAAAAGGTACGGATAATCCACTTAAAAACAAAATTGGAAAAATTACTCGTGCTCAATTAATGGAAGTTGTTGAAGCTAAAATTCAGGATTTAAATACTGACAATAAAGAAATGGCTGCAAATACAATAGCTGGTTCTGCTCGTTCAATGGGTATTGAAATAGTAGATTAA
- the rplJ gene encoding 50S ribosomal protein L10: MTKTQKAEIIEVLSSEFKDAQSVIFCDYKGLSVSDIEGLRKLARTKEAKVQVVKNTLATIALEKAELTGVELKDTNILVWGVDSVATSKVVSDFAKKNDKFVIKSAYVDREVADAAKVEAFAKLPGREELLGMLAATWMAPLTNLGFGLNALKEKKEQEAA, encoded by the coding sequence ATGACAAAAACACAAAAAGCTGAAATTATTGAAGTACTTTCTAGTGAATTCAAAGATGCTCAATCTGTAATCTTTTGTGATTACAAAGGTTTGAGCGTTTCTGATATAGAAGGTTTAAGAAAATTAGCTCGTACAAAAGAAGCTAAAGTTCAAGTTGTTAAAAATACTTTAGCAACAATTGCACTTGAAAAAGCTGAATTAACTGGTGTTGAGTTAAAAGACACAAACATTTTAGTTTGGGGTGTGGATTCTGTAGCTACTTCTAAAGTAGTTTCTGATTTCGCTAAGAAAAATGATAAGTTTGTAATTAAGTCTGCTTACGTTGATCGTGAAGTTGCAGATGCTGCTAAAGTTGAAGCATTCGCTAAACTTCCAGGACGTGAAGAACTTCTTGGTATGCTTGCTGCTACTTGGATGGCTCCACTTACAAACCTTGGATTTGGTCTTAACGCTCTTAAAGAGAAAAAAGAACAAGAAGCTGCTTAG
- the rplL gene encoding 50S ribosomal protein L7/L12 produces MAVTKEDVLEFISGLSVLELSELVKEFEEKFGVSAQPVAMAGAGVAAEAAEEKTEFDVILTDAGAKKIGVIKAVRALTGLGLKEAKEATEALPSTIKEGVDKDTAEEAKKALEEAGATVEVK; encoded by the coding sequence ATGGCTGTAACTAAAGAAGACGTATTAGAATTTATCTCAGGACTTTCTGTATTAGAACTTTCTGAATTAGTAAAAGAATTTGAAGAAAAATTCGGTGTATCTGCACAACCTGTAGCAATGGCTGGTGCTGGTGTAGCTGCTGAAGCTGCTGAAGAAAAAACTGAATTCGATGTAATTTTAACAGATGCTGGTGCTAAAAAAATCGGTGTTATTAAAGCTGTTCGTGCTTTAACAGGTTTAGGCCTTAAAGAAGCAAAAGAAGCAACAGAAGCTTTACCATCTACAATCAAAGAAGGTGTAGATAAAGATACTGCTGAAGAAGCTAAAAAAGCACTTGAAGAAGCTGGTGCAACAGTAGAAGTTAAATAA
- a CDS encoding CHASE2 domain-containing protein, producing the protein MKEKLLYLSVLIPILIVTLLLHLYKVEPFESFSLRYNDINFDLQKKSPSKDVVFVAVDEPSVNEFGRWPWDRAIIAKGIDALVDADVVLMDMIFSEPTSQMQDSVLAESISGLNSSVCGFFLRNNSTQTITDAELEILGDSSLDLLQSQIAEFSNPFFISAPFAEMNIVPILEACSLSGSFSTLSESDHLLRSYPIAVYFKNILYPSLAVQGLRLKFNKDIKRVDASHVELNERLIGLSDKGFIRLNFYQSDQYEIVSFLDVATKKIKPEYFKGKIVILGITEVGAGDVVSTPMGSMPGPLLHYTFISNLLENHLIKEPTKITPTLIVFMVLLPFILVLLFKKILYRVIINIMIYLIVYAYIRYLFVTDMVYIDLFYPLISLVLSLVAVEAIAFNIQERSGKFMRGAFSSYLSGDLLDKLIENPEALTLGGESKELSILFSDIRGFTTISESMDPVSLITLLNRYFTPMTNAVLDNGGMLDKYIGDAVMAFFNAPVDIKDHADASCKTALEMIEKLEALNKELSREGLIPIKIGIGINTANVVVGNMGSDTRFNYTVIGDGVNLASRIEGLTKNYGVNILITEFTVAKISDKFIYREIEPVKVKGKDEAVLLYELMPNTQEAKKIKELYDKALSVYKSGDFKEAEMLFSSLVKEYDDNPSKYFLPHIKDEQPWGVHKMTTK; encoded by the coding sequence ATGAAAGAAAAACTTCTCTACCTTAGTGTTTTAATACCTATTTTAATTGTAACACTTTTGTTGCATCTATATAAAGTAGAGCCGTTTGAGAGTTTTTCACTTCGTTATAACGATATAAATTTTGATCTTCAAAAAAAATCACCAAGTAAAGATGTAGTTTTTGTAGCGGTTGATGAGCCAAGCGTAAATGAGTTTGGAAGATGGCCTTGGGATAGAGCCATCATAGCTAAAGGTATAGACGCTTTAGTAGATGCAGATGTTGTTTTGATGGATATGATTTTTTCAGAACCAACTTCACAGATGCAAGACTCTGTATTGGCTGAGTCGATTTCAGGCTTAAACTCAAGTGTATGTGGTTTCTTTTTGAGAAATAATTCAACACAAACCATTACAGATGCAGAACTAGAAATACTTGGAGACTCATCACTTGATCTGCTGCAATCGCAAATAGCAGAATTTTCAAACCCATTTTTTATTAGTGCGCCTTTTGCAGAGATGAATATAGTGCCTATTCTTGAAGCTTGCTCTTTAAGTGGAAGTTTTTCTACTCTTAGTGAGAGTGACCATCTTCTTCGCTCTTACCCCATAGCAGTTTACTTTAAAAATATTTTGTATCCATCTTTGGCTGTTCAAGGTCTTAGGCTAAAGTTTAACAAAGACATAAAAAGAGTAGATGCATCTCATGTAGAGTTAAATGAACGCTTAATTGGACTAAGTGACAAGGGCTTTATAAGACTTAACTTTTATCAAAGTGATCAATATGAAATAGTCTCTTTTTTAGATGTAGCCACTAAAAAGATAAAACCTGAATATTTTAAAGGTAAGATAGTTATACTTGGTATTACAGAGGTTGGAGCAGGAGATGTTGTTAGTACTCCAATGGGTTCAATGCCAGGACCACTTCTTCATTATACTTTTATATCTAACTTGTTAGAAAATCATCTTATAAAAGAGCCTACAAAGATTACTCCAACTTTGATTGTATTTATGGTTCTACTTCCATTTATATTGGTTCTTTTATTTAAAAAGATACTTTATAGAGTAATCATAAATATAATGATATATCTGATTGTTTATGCTTACATCAGGTACTTATTTGTAACTGATATGGTTTATATTGACCTTTTTTATCCTTTAATATCTTTAGTTTTAAGTTTAGTTGCTGTTGAAGCTATAGCTTTTAATATACAAGAGAGAAGCGGAAAATTTATGCGTGGAGCTTTTTCATCTTATCTCTCAGGCGATTTACTTGATAAGCTTATAGAAAATCCTGAGGCATTAACTTTAGGTGGAGAGAGCAAAGAGCTTAGCATCTTATTTAGCGATATACGCGGTTTTACTACTATCTCTGAATCTATGGATCCGGTTAGTCTTATTACACTTTTAAACAGATATTTTACACCAATGACAAATGCAGTTCTTGATAATGGCGGAATGCTAGATAAATACATAGGAGATGCTGTAATGGCATTTTTTAATGCTCCTGTTGACATAAAGGACCACGCAGATGCATCTTGTAAAACTGCACTAGAGATGATTGAGAAGCTAGAAGCATTAAATAAAGAGTTGTCTCGTGAGGGTTTAATTCCTATCAAAATAGGTATAGGTATAAATACCGCAAATGTAGTCGTTGGCAATATGGGTTCAGATACAAGATTTAACTATACAGTTATCGGTGATGGAGTAAACCTTGCATCTAGAATTGAAGGACTTACAAAAAATTATGGTGTTAATATTTTGATAACAGAGTTTACTGTTGCAAAGATTAGCGATAAATTTATATATAGAGAGATAGAGCCGGTAAAAGTAAAGGGTAAAGATGAAGCTGTACTTCTTTATGAGTTAATGCCAAATACGCAAGAAGCTAAAAAGATTAAAGAATTATACGATAAAGCACTTAGTGTGTATAAAAGTGGTGATTTTAAAGAAGCAGAGATGCTATTTAGTTCTTTGGTTAAAGAGTATGACGATAATCCGTCTAAATATTTTTTACCACACATTAAAGATGAGCAACCATGGGGTGTTCATAAGATGACAACAAAGTAG
- the rplA gene encoding 50S ribosomal protein L1 — MSKRYKQLLEKIDNTKSYAVAEASSIVRELKSAKFDETVEVALNLNVDPRHADQMIRGAIVLPHGTGKTVRVAVFAKGAKADEAKAAGADIVGTDDLVAQIKDGIFNFDVVVAAPDCMGLVGQIGRILGPKGLMPNPKTGTVTPDVATAVKNVKGGQVNFRVDKKGNIHAGIGKASFEATQISENLTSFVRAINKQKPASAKGRYIKNGALSLTMSPAIKLDILELADVK, encoded by the coding sequence ATGAGTAAAAGATATAAACAATTATTAGAAAAAATTGATAATACAAAATCGTATGCAGTTGCTGAAGCATCTAGCATAGTTAGAGAACTTAAAAGTGCAAAATTTGACGAAACTGTTGAAGTTGCTCTTAACTTAAATGTTGATCCAAGACATGCAGATCAAATGATTCGTGGTGCAATTGTACTACCACATGGAACAGGTAAAACTGTTCGTGTTGCTGTTTTTGCAAAAGGTGCTAAAGCTGATGAAGCTAAAGCTGCCGGTGCTGATATTGTTGGTACTGATGATTTAGTAGCACAAATCAAAGATGGAATCTTTAATTTTGATGTAGTTGTAGCTGCACCTGATTGTATGGGGCTTGTTGGACAAATTGGTCGTATTTTAGGGCCAAAAGGTCTTATGCCTAACCCTAAAACAGGTACTGTAACTCCAGATGTTGCTACTGCTGTTAAAAACGTTAAAGGTGGTCAAGTAAACTTTAGAGTTGATAAAAAAGGTAACATCCATGCTGGTATCGGTAAAGCAAGTTTTGAAGCAACTCAGATTTCTGAAAACTTAACTTCTTTTGTTCGTGCAATTAACAAGCAAAAACCTGCTTCTGCTAAAGGTCGTTATATTAAAAATGGTGCACTTAGTTTAACTATGAGTCCTGCAATAAAACTTGATATTTTAGAATTAGCTGACGTTAAATAA
- the nusG gene encoding transcription termination/antitermination protein NusG: MAHQWYSIQTYGSERAVREAILNMIQEMGLQEHISEVIVPTEDVIEVKDGKKKISERSLYSGYVFANIDLNTEIQHLITGLPKVSGFIGEANTPTPLSEHDINVILDRVNNRAAPKPKVYFDNGETVRIIDGPFANFTATVDEYDLEHGTLKLNVSIFGRATPVDISYTQVEKII; encoded by the coding sequence ATGGCACATCAATGGTACTCAATCCAAACATATGGAAGTGAGAGAGCTGTCCGCGAAGCTATCCTTAACATGATTCAAGAAATGGGTCTTCAAGAACATATTTCAGAAGTTATTGTTCCAACGGAAGATGTTATAGAAGTTAAAGATGGTAAAAAAAAGATTTCTGAACGTTCATTATATTCAGGATATGTTTTTGCAAATATTGACTTGAATACTGAAATTCAACATCTTATTACAGGTTTACCAAAGGTATCTGGATTTATTGGTGAAGCTAATACTCCGACACCTTTAAGTGAACATGATATTAATGTTATTTTGGATCGTGTAAATAATCGTGCTGCTCCTAAACCAAAGGTTTACTTTGATAATGGTGAAACTGTTCGTATTATTGATGGTCCATTTGCAAACTTTACTGCAACTGTAGATGAGTATGATTTAGAGCATGGTACTCTAAAACTAAATGTTTCAATTTTTGGTAGAGCAACACCTGTTGATATCTCTTACACTCAAGTTGAAAAAATAATTTAA